One segment of Thermococcus sp. AM4 DNA contains the following:
- the rqcH gene encoding ribosome rescue protein RqcH encodes MKEEMSSVDIRYVVRELQWLVGSRVDKVYHDGDEIRIKLRTKEGRADLILQAGKRFHLTSYVKEAPKQPSSFTMLLRKHLSGGFIDAIEQHQFDRIVKIRVGDYTLIGELFRRGNIVLVDSENRIVAALRYEEYKDRAIKPKAEYKFPPARENPLEISFERFLELMRENEELELVRALARKLNMGGMYAEEISIRAGFEKTTPVKELSDEDLRKVYEAMMGTFNDEPRPNIVYKDGSMHDVVPIELKIYEGLEKHYFKTFSEALDEYFGKLTIEKAKIERTRKLENKKRQLLATLRKQEEMLKGFEKAMNENQEIGDLIYANYALIERLLEEFRKATEKLGWEEFKKRIEAGKKEGNRVALMVKSIDPKEKAVTIELEGKKVKLYLNKSIGENAELYYEKAKKFRHKYEGALKAYEDTKRKLDEVEKLIEEEMRKELNVKRIERRKKKWFEKFRWFVSSEGFLVLAGKDASTNEVLIKKHMTENDLYCHADVYGAPHVVIKDGQKAGERTIFEACQFAVSMSRAWSQGLYGADAYWAYPNQVTKQAPSGEYLGKGAFMVYGKRNWLRGLPLKLAVGVINYDGEDYVVCAPVDAIKAHTNRYIVIRPGRLKKGELVKKIRGILEKWGYKVREEDLNAILPPGGGEIVEVVG; translated from the coding sequence ATGAAGGAAGAGATGAGCAGCGTTGATATTCGCTACGTTGTTCGAGAACTTCAGTGGCTCGTCGGCTCTCGCGTGGACAAGGTCTACCACGACGGCGACGAGATAAGAATAAAGCTCCGCACGAAGGAGGGGAGAGCTGATTTAATCCTCCAGGCTGGAAAGAGGTTTCATTTAACGAGCTACGTCAAGGAGGCGCCGAAACAGCCTTCGAGCTTCACGATGCTCCTCAGAAAGCACCTGAGCGGGGGCTTTATAGACGCGATAGAGCAACACCAGTTCGACAGGATTGTCAAGATTCGTGTTGGTGACTACACGCTCATCGGCGAGCTCTTCAGGAGGGGCAACATCGTTCTGGTTGATTCCGAAAACAGGATTGTTGCCGCTTTAAGGTACGAGGAGTACAAGGACAGGGCGATAAAGCCCAAGGCAGAATACAAGTTCCCACCCGCAAGAGAGAACCCGCTTGAGATCAGCTTCGAGCGCTTCCTTGAGCTTATGCGAGAGAACGAGGAGCTTGAGCTCGTCAGAGCTCTGGCGAGGAAGCTCAACATGGGCGGGATGTACGCGGAGGAGATTTCAATAAGGGCCGGCTTCGAGAAAACCACCCCTGTGAAGGAGCTGAGCGATGAGGACCTGCGAAAGGTCTACGAGGCAATGATGGGAACCTTCAACGACGAACCGAGGCCGAACATCGTCTACAAGGACGGCAGCATGCACGACGTCGTCCCAATCGAGCTGAAAATATATGAGGGGCTTGAGAAGCACTATTTTAAAACGTTCAGCGAGGCCCTCGACGAATATTTTGGAAAGCTCACAATCGAGAAGGCCAAAATCGAGAGGACGAGGAAGCTCGAAAACAAGAAGAGGCAGTTGCTGGCAACGCTGAGGAAGCAGGAGGAGATGCTGAAGGGCTTCGAAAAGGCAATGAACGAGAACCAGGAGATAGGGGATTTAATCTACGCGAACTACGCCCTCATAGAGAGGCTTTTGGAGGAGTTCAGGAAGGCAACGGAAAAACTCGGCTGGGAGGAGTTCAAAAAGAGAATAGAGGCGGGCAAAAAAGAGGGCAACAGAGTTGCGCTGATGGTAAAATCCATCGACCCGAAGGAGAAGGCCGTAACGATTGAGCTGGAAGGGAAGAAGGTTAAGCTTTACCTCAACAAAAGCATAGGCGAGAACGCCGAGCTCTACTACGAGAAGGCCAAGAAGTTCAGGCACAAGTACGAGGGTGCCTTGAAGGCCTACGAAGATACCAAGAGGAAGCTCGACGAAGTCGAGAAGCTCATCGAGGAGGAGATGAGGAAGGAACTCAACGTCAAGAGAATCGAGAGGAGAAAGAAGAAGTGGTTCGAGAAGTTCCGCTGGTTCGTTTCAAGTGAGGGCTTTCTTGTCCTGGCTGGAAAGGACGCGAGCACCAACGAGGTTCTCATAAAGAAGCACATGACCGAGAACGACCTCTACTGTCATGCAGATGTTTACGGCGCTCCCCACGTCGTCATCAAGGACGGGCAGAAGGCCGGAGAGAGGACAATCTTTGAGGCCTGCCAGTTCGCAGTTTCGATGAGTCGCGCTTGGAGTCAGGGGCTGTATGGAGCGGACGCCTACTGGGCGTATCCCAATCAGGTGACGAAGCAAGCGCCGAGCGGTGAGTACCTCGGCAAGGGCGCCTTCATGGTTTACGGAAAGAGGAACTGGCTCCGCGGGCTTCCGCTCAAGCTGGCGGTGGGAGTCATAAACTACGATGGGGAAGACTACGTCGTCTGCGCGCCCGTTGACGCGATTAAGGCCCACACGAACAGGTACATCGTCATAAGACCCGGCAGGCTCAAGAAGGGCGAGCTCGTCAAGAAGATTCGTGGAATCCTCGAGAAGTGGGGCTACAAGGTGCGCGAGGAGGATTTGAACGCGATTCTTCCGCCGGGAGGGGGAGAAATAGTGGAGGTGGTGGGATAA
- a CDS encoding Na+/H+ antiporter NhaC family protein, whose protein sequence is MAEFGVLSLLPPLVAIILAIWTKRVVLALFAGVWVGGWMVSGWNPITGTTQTLDWIVASATDDWNAKILLFDFLIGAGVGLVYKSGGAFAVGQALAGRVRSSRGASVMGWLLGVLIFFDDYANTIIVGNTMRPITDRTRVSREMLAYIDDSTAAPVAGLALVSTWIGYEVGLIGDAFKELHADLTSVGGAYGAWLHSVPFRFYSIFAIILVFLVAYFHRHYGPMLQAEMRARTTGKVLRDGAKPLMTTEIDLGIPKENGSVHFFIWPILALVFVTLLGMWYSGGGYTAYAEGGIKSVLGNADSALALLWGSFAMVVVAFALVVGTRQMSVEEAEEAIIRGMKQMVIANTILLLAWSIKSATGAVGTAQYVVNMANSAGISGNWVPLIVFVIAMFISFTTGTSWGTFSIMMPIAIPLAYGVSGELGPAVFASIGAVFAGGIFGDHCSPISDTTIMSSMFSGSDHIDHVRTQVPYAVTASAVGIVLYILFGLGLTSVAVLLPIGLVLLIGAWYVLSEWYGGKYGVPHGKVPVYVVEE, encoded by the coding sequence ATGGCTGAATTCGGTGTCCTTTCACTCCTTCCACCGCTGGTGGCCATCATACTGGCCATATGGACAAAAAGGGTCGTGCTGGCCCTGTTCGCTGGGGTATGGGTTGGAGGCTGGATGGTGTCTGGATGGAATCCCATTACCGGAACCACCCAGACCCTGGACTGGATCGTTGCGAGCGCAACCGACGACTGGAACGCCAAAATCCTGCTCTTTGACTTCTTGATCGGTGCGGGTGTTGGGCTGGTCTACAAATCTGGAGGCGCCTTCGCCGTTGGGCAGGCCCTGGCCGGGAGGGTTCGCTCAAGCAGGGGAGCCTCGGTGATGGGCTGGTTACTAGGGGTCCTCATATTCTTTGACGACTACGCCAACACGATAATAGTCGGCAACACGATGAGGCCCATAACCGACAGGACGCGCGTTTCCAGGGAGATGCTGGCGTATATCGACGACTCCACCGCGGCGCCCGTGGCGGGACTGGCGCTGGTCTCAACGTGGATAGGCTACGAGGTCGGTCTCATAGGGGACGCCTTCAAGGAGCTCCACGCCGATCTAACGTCCGTCGGCGGGGCCTACGGGGCCTGGCTCCACAGCGTGCCATTCAGGTTCTACTCGATCTTCGCGATAATCCTAGTATTCCTCGTGGCCTACTTCCACAGGCACTACGGGCCGATGCTCCAGGCTGAAATGAGGGCCCGGACAACGGGGAAGGTGCTCCGCGATGGGGCCAAACCGCTCATGACGACCGAGATAGACCTTGGAATACCCAAGGAAAACGGGAGCGTGCACTTTTTCATCTGGCCGATCCTAGCGCTCGTCTTCGTGACCCTGCTGGGGATGTGGTACAGCGGTGGGGGCTACACCGCCTACGCAGAGGGCGGCATAAAGTCAGTCCTCGGAAACGCGGACTCAGCCCTGGCACTCCTCTGGGGCAGCTTCGCCATGGTAGTGGTGGCCTTTGCCCTGGTCGTCGGAACGAGGCAGATGAGCGTTGAAGAGGCCGAGGAAGCTATCATAAGGGGAATGAAGCAGATGGTGATAGCCAACACGATACTCCTGCTGGCGTGGAGCATAAAAAGCGCTACCGGGGCCGTTGGGACCGCCCAGTACGTTGTGAACATGGCGAACAGTGCCGGCATAAGCGGAAACTGGGTCCCTCTGATAGTGTTCGTCATCGCGATGTTCATCTCCTTCACCACGGGAACGAGCTGGGGAACCTTCAGCATAATGATGCCGATAGCGATTCCCCTAGCCTACGGGGTCAGCGGAGAACTCGGACCCGCGGTCTTTGCGAGCATCGGAGCGGTCTTCGCGGGCGGAATCTTCGGCGACCACTGCTCCCCGATAAGCGATACAACGATAATGAGCTCGATGTTCAGTGGGTCCGACCACATAGACCACGTCAGGACGCAGGTTCCCTACGCGGTCACGGCCTCGGCCGTGGGGATAGTGCTCTATATCCTCTTCGGCCTCGGGCTGACGAGCGTTGCAGTCCTGCTTCCAATAGGCCTAGTGCTCTTAATCGGAGCTTGGTATGTGCTCAGCGAGTGGTACGGCGGGAAGTACGGCGTTCCCCACGGAAAGGTGCCGGTGTACGTTGTCGAGGAGTGA
- a CDS encoding pantoate kinase codes for MLVRSFVPAHITAFFVPVFHDDPLKAGSLGAGINLDKGTNVFASIETGTLERHIHIAFNGEPVKREDAIISYSVAGKLVPEDFLGEVEIWQYFDFPNGHGFGNSAGGALGTALALSYAFGGTWLKAAQTAHEAEVVHKGGLGDVIAQLAGGIEVRIKAGAPGIGVVDNLFFEDYRVLVVPLGKLSTREVLDGDVVKAIEVEGRKALEELLKEPAPKRLMVLARAFAERTGLLTGELLELAKELDRVLKLPSSMIMLGKGLFALVREKEIENAKVLLADLGVPYDIAEIHEGKPKVERWFEGGSG; via the coding sequence ATGCTGGTTAGGTCCTTCGTTCCAGCCCACATAACGGCCTTCTTCGTGCCGGTCTTTCACGATGATCCGCTCAAAGCCGGCTCCCTCGGGGCGGGAATAAACCTCGACAAGGGAACCAACGTCTTCGCGAGCATCGAAACCGGAACGCTGGAGAGGCACATCCATATAGCCTTCAACGGTGAGCCCGTAAAGAGGGAAGATGCAATAATCAGCTACTCAGTCGCGGGGAAACTCGTTCCAGAGGATTTCCTCGGCGAGGTCGAGATATGGCAGTACTTCGACTTCCCCAACGGTCACGGCTTCGGCAACAGCGCTGGGGGCGCTCTCGGCACGGCCCTCGCTTTGAGCTACGCCTTCGGGGGGACGTGGCTTAAAGCGGCTCAAACGGCTCACGAGGCAGAGGTGGTTCACAAAGGAGGTCTCGGCGATGTCATAGCCCAGCTCGCGGGGGGGATAGAAGTTCGGATCAAAGCGGGCGCCCCGGGGATCGGCGTCGTTGACAACCTCTTCTTCGAGGACTACCGCGTTCTGGTCGTTCCGCTCGGGAAGCTCTCCACGAGGGAGGTACTCGACGGCGACGTCGTGAAGGCCATAGAAGTCGAAGGGAGGAAGGCTCTGGAGGAGCTCCTGAAGGAGCCAGCTCCGAAGAGACTCATGGTTCTGGCGAGGGCCTTCGCCGAGAGGACAGGCCTGCTCACCGGCGAGCTCCTTGAGCTGGCGAAGGAACTCGACAGGGTTTTAAAGCTTCCGAGCTCGATGATAATGCTCGGAAAGGGCCTCTTCGCGCTTGTCCGGGAGAAAGAAATCGAGAACGCTAAGGTCCTTCTGGCTGACCTCGGGGTTCCCTACGATATCGCCGAAATCCACGAGGGGAAGCCCAAGGTCGAGAGATGGTTTGAGGGGGGATCGGGATGA
- a CDS encoding ATP-dependent DNA ligase: MKYLELAELYRRLEKTTLKTLKTKFVADFLKKTPDDLLEIVPYLILGKVFPDWDERELGVGEKLLIRAVSMATGVPEKEIENSIKDTGDLGESVALALKKRKQKSFFSQPLTIKRVYNTFVKVAEASGEGSQDRKMKYLANLFMDATPEEGKYLARTVLGTMRTGVAEGILRDAIAEAFKVKPELVERAYMLTSDFGYVTRVAKLEGNEGLSKVSIQIGKPIRPMLAQNAANVKEALIEMGGEAAFEIKYDGARVQVHRDGDRVIIYSRRLENVTRSIPEIVEAVKASLRPSKVIVEGELVAVGENGRPRPFQYVLRRFRRKYNIEEMIEKIPLELNLFDILYVEGESLIDTKFAERRKKLEESVEESDKIKLAEQLVTKKVDEAEEFYKRALELGHEGLMAKRLDSVYEPGNRGKKWLKIKPTMENLDLVIIGAEWGEGRRAHLLGSFLVAAYDPESGEFVPVGKVGSGFTDEDLIEFTKMLKPLIVREEGKFVEIQPKVVIEVTYQEIQKSPKYKSGFALRFPRYVALREDKSPEEADTIERVAQLYELQEKFKAKR; this comes from the coding sequence ATGAAGTATTTAGAGCTGGCCGAGCTTTACCGGAGGCTTGAGAAGACCACGCTCAAAACGCTCAAGACGAAATTTGTGGCGGACTTCCTCAAGAAGACGCCCGACGATCTGCTCGAGATAGTTCCATACCTTATTCTCGGCAAGGTCTTCCCCGATTGGGACGAGCGCGAGCTCGGCGTCGGTGAGAAACTCCTCATAAGGGCCGTTTCGATGGCGACGGGCGTTCCCGAGAAGGAAATCGAGAACTCGATTAAGGACACGGGGGATTTGGGCGAGAGTGTGGCTTTGGCTCTAAAGAAGAGAAAGCAGAAGAGCTTCTTCAGCCAGCCCCTCACGATAAAGCGCGTTTACAACACCTTCGTCAAGGTTGCCGAGGCGAGCGGAGAGGGGAGCCAGGACAGGAAGATGAAGTACCTGGCCAATCTCTTCATGGACGCGACGCCCGAGGAGGGCAAATACCTGGCAAGAACAGTCCTCGGGACGATGAGAACCGGCGTCGCCGAGGGAATCCTGCGCGATGCCATAGCAGAGGCCTTCAAGGTGAAGCCCGAGCTGGTAGAGAGGGCCTACATGCTCACGAGCGACTTCGGCTACGTGACAAGGGTTGCCAAGCTCGAGGGGAACGAGGGGCTCTCAAAGGTTAGCATACAGATTGGGAAGCCGATAAGGCCGATGCTAGCTCAAAACGCCGCCAACGTCAAGGAAGCGCTAATCGAGATGGGCGGTGAGGCAGCCTTCGAGATTAAGTACGACGGCGCGCGCGTTCAGGTCCACCGCGACGGGGACAGGGTGATAATCTACTCGAGGAGACTTGAGAACGTCACCCGCTCGATTCCCGAGATAGTTGAGGCGGTGAAGGCCTCACTGAGGCCTTCCAAGGTCATAGTTGAGGGCGAGCTTGTTGCGGTAGGCGAGAACGGTCGTCCAAGGCCCTTCCAGTACGTCCTGAGGCGCTTTAGGAGGAAGTACAACATCGAGGAGATGATCGAGAAGATTCCGCTCGAGCTCAACCTCTTCGACATCCTCTACGTTGAAGGGGAGAGCCTCATCGACACGAAGTTCGCCGAGAGGAGAAAGAAGCTCGAGGAGAGCGTCGAGGAAAGCGATAAGATAAAGCTCGCCGAACAGCTCGTTACGAAGAAGGTCGACGAGGCCGAGGAGTTCTACAAACGCGCTCTGGAGCTCGGCCACGAGGGGCTAATGGCGAAGAGGCTGGACTCCGTCTACGAGCCCGGAAACCGCGGTAAGAAGTGGCTGAAGATCAAGCCCACGATGGAGAACCTCGACCTCGTCATTATCGGAGCCGAGTGGGGCGAGGGAAGAAGAGCCCACCTCCTCGGTTCCTTCCTCGTTGCGGCCTACGATCCGGAGAGCGGTGAGTTCGTCCCGGTGGGCAAGGTCGGGAGCGGTTTCACCGATGAAGACTTGATCGAGTTCACCAAGATGCTCAAGCCCCTGATCGTCAGGGAGGAAGGGAAGTTCGTCGAGATACAGCCGAAGGTCGTCATCGAAGTAACGTATCAGGAGATACAGAAGAGCCCCAAGTATAAGAGCGGTTTCGCGTTAAGGTTCCCGCGCTACGTGGCGCTGAGGGAAGATAAAAGCCCGGAGGAGGCGGACACCATAGAGAGGGTCGCCCAGCTCTACGAGCTCCAAGAGAAGTTCAAGGCGAAGAGGTGA
- a CDS encoding beta-CASP ribonuclease aCPSF1, which produces MIRRETFVEDILKDIRAVINQMVPREAKVTEVEFEGPELVIYVKNPEAIMRDGDLIRNLAKVLKKRISVRPDPDILIPPEKAEEMIKQIVPPEAEITNISFDPSVGEVIIEARKPGLVIGKNGETLRLITQKVHWAPKAIRTPPIQSQTIYSIRQILQTESKDRRKFLRQVGRTIYRKPEYKSRWIRITGLGGFREVGRSALLVQTDESYVLVDFGVNIAAMRDPLKAFPHFDAPEFRYVLDEGLLDAIIITHAHLDHSGMLPYLFRYKLFDGPIYTTPPTRDLMTLLQQDFIEIQHMNGMEPLYRPRDIKEVIKHTITLDYGEVRDIAPDIRLTLHNAGHILGSAIVHLHIGNGLHNIAVTGDFKFIPTRLLEPAVSRFPRVETLVMESTYGGSNDYQMPREEAEKRLIEVIHHTIKRGGKVLIPAMAVGRAQEIMMVLEEYARVGGIDVPIYLDGMIWEATAIHTAYPEYLSRRLREQIFHEGYNPFLNPIFKSVANSRERQDIIDSGEPAIIIATSGMLVGGPSVEYFKQLAPDEKNSIIFVSYQAEGTLGRQVQRGLREIPLVGEDGRTEVVQVNMEVHTIDGFSGHADRRELISYVARLRPRPERVITVHGEPHKCLDLASSLHKKFNLSTRAPNNLDAIRLK; this is translated from the coding sequence TTGATCAGGAGAGAAACTTTCGTCGAGGACATACTCAAGGACATAAGGGCCGTCATCAACCAGATGGTGCCGAGGGAGGCCAAGGTAACCGAGGTCGAGTTCGAGGGTCCGGAGCTGGTCATCTACGTCAAGAATCCGGAGGCGATAATGCGCGACGGCGATCTGATAAGGAACCTCGCCAAAGTGCTCAAGAAGAGGATAAGCGTCCGCCCGGATCCGGACATTCTGATTCCGCCCGAGAAGGCGGAGGAGATGATAAAGCAGATCGTCCCGCCGGAGGCGGAGATAACCAACATAAGCTTCGACCCCTCTGTCGGCGAGGTCATCATAGAGGCCAGAAAGCCCGGCCTGGTGATAGGGAAGAACGGCGAGACGCTTCGCCTCATCACGCAGAAAGTCCACTGGGCGCCGAAGGCGATAAGAACTCCCCCGATCCAGAGCCAGACGATATACTCCATAAGGCAGATCCTCCAGACCGAGAGCAAGGACAGGAGGAAGTTCCTGAGGCAGGTAGGGCGGACGATCTACCGCAAGCCCGAGTACAAGAGCAGGTGGATCAGGATCACCGGTTTGGGTGGCTTCCGTGAGGTGGGAAGGAGCGCCCTCCTCGTCCAGACGGACGAGAGCTACGTCCTCGTTGACTTCGGCGTGAACATAGCCGCGATGAGGGACCCGCTCAAAGCGTTTCCGCACTTTGACGCTCCAGAATTCCGCTACGTCCTCGACGAGGGCCTTCTCGATGCAATCATCATCACCCACGCCCACCTCGACCACAGCGGAATGCTGCCGTACCTCTTCCGCTACAAGCTCTTCGACGGGCCGATTTACACGACGCCACCGACGAGAGATTTAATGACCCTCCTCCAGCAGGACTTCATCGAGATCCAGCACATGAACGGAATGGAGCCGCTCTACAGGCCGAGAGACATAAAGGAGGTCATAAAGCACACCATAACCCTCGACTACGGCGAGGTTCGCGACATAGCCCCGGACATAAGGCTGACCCTCCACAACGCCGGCCATATACTCGGCTCGGCGATAGTTCACCTCCACATCGGCAACGGTTTGCACAACATAGCGGTAACGGGCGACTTCAAGTTCATACCCACAAGGTTGCTCGAACCGGCTGTGAGCAGGTTCCCGCGCGTCGAGACCTTGGTTATGGAGTCCACCTACGGCGGAAGCAACGACTACCAGATGCCGAGGGAGGAGGCCGAGAAGAGGCTCATAGAGGTCATCCACCACACGATAAAGCGCGGTGGAAAGGTTCTCATTCCGGCCATGGCCGTCGGTAGGGCCCAGGAGATAATGATGGTCCTCGAGGAGTACGCGCGCGTCGGCGGCATAGACGTTCCCATCTACCTCGACGGAATGATCTGGGAGGCAACTGCAATCCACACTGCCTATCCGGAGTACCTTAGCAGACGCCTGCGCGAGCAGATCTTCCACGAGGGTTACAACCCGTTCCTCAACCCGATATTCAAGAGCGTCGCCAACTCGCGCGAGAGGCAGGATATCATAGACAGTGGCGAACCCGCGATAATCATCGCCACCTCGGGCATGCTCGTCGGCGGGCCGAGCGTCGAGTACTTCAAGCAACTCGCCCCGGACGAGAAGAACAGCATAATCTTCGTCAGCTACCAGGCCGAGGGAACCCTCGGAAGGCAGGTGCAGAGGGGCTTACGCGAGATACCGCTCGTCGGCGAGGACGGCAGGACTGAGGTGGTCCAGGTCAACATGGAGGTTCACACGATAGACGGCTTCTCGGGCCACGCGGACAGGAGGGAGCTCATAAGCTACGTCGCCCGCTTGAGGCCGAGGCCCGAGCGCGTCATAACAGTTCACGGCGAGCCGCACAAGTGCCTTGACCTGGCCTCGAGCCTGCACAAGAAGTTCAACCTCTCCACGAGGGCACCGAACAACCTCGACGCCATAAGGCTGAAGTGA
- the psmB gene encoding archaeal proteasome endopeptidase complex subunit beta, with product MKGTTTVGVVCRDGVVLAADRRATLGNMVTSKEVTKVFQVDDHLAIAGAGLVGDILSLVRLLRAEAKLYRARVGREMSVKAMATLVSNVLHGSRYLPYFAWFLIGGYDVRPRLYSIDAAGGVTEERFIAAGSGMEFALALLEENFSDGMDLEEGVDLAVRAVKAAMRRDVYTGEGVTVVTITKEGYRELEPVLK from the coding sequence ATGAAGGGCACCACGACCGTTGGCGTGGTGTGTAGGGACGGCGTCGTGCTCGCAGCGGACAGAAGGGCAACGCTGGGCAACATGGTGACGTCGAAGGAGGTAACCAAGGTTTTTCAGGTAGACGACCATCTGGCCATAGCCGGTGCCGGTCTCGTTGGAGACATACTCAGCCTCGTCAGGCTTCTTCGCGCTGAGGCAAAGCTCTACCGCGCGAGGGTCGGCAGGGAGATGTCGGTTAAAGCCATGGCAACGCTCGTTTCGAACGTTCTGCACGGGAGCAGGTACCTCCCCTACTTTGCCTGGTTCTTGATCGGGGGGTACGACGTGAGGCCGAGGCTTTACTCGATAGACGCCGCGGGAGGCGTTACCGAGGAGCGCTTTATAGCGGCCGGTTCTGGTATGGAGTTCGCGCTTGCCCTCCTTGAGGAGAACTTCTCCGATGGAATGGACCTTGAGGAGGGCGTTGATCTGGCGGTTAGAGCCGTTAAGGCCGCCATGAGGAGGGACGTTTACACCGGTGAGGGCGTCACCGTCGTCACGATCACGAAGGAAGGCTACCGTGAGCTTGAACCGGTTCTGAAGTGA